The Enterobacter asburiae genome window below encodes:
- the kdpA gene encoding potassium-transporting ATPase subunit KdpA, with protein sequence MAAQAFLLIASFLVVLFILARPLGSGLARLINNVPLPGTGSVEKGIWRVLGIDDREMSWRQYLIAILLLNIVGLIALFAMLMLQGILPLNPQQLPGLSWHLALNTAVSFVTNTNWQSYAGETTLSYFSQMVGLTVQNFLSAASGIAVIFALTRAFARQKINTLGNAWVDLTRITLWILLPIALLIALFFIQQGTLQNLMPYAPYTSLEGTKQLLPMGPVASQEAIKMLGTNGGGFFNANSSHPFENPTALTNFVQMLAIFLIPAALCFAFGDVVNDRRQGRTLLWTMSLIFVVCVALVMWAEWNGNSHFMQLGANSNINMEGKESRFGILASSLYAVVTTAASCGAVNAMHDSFTALGGMIPMWLMQIGEVVFGGVGSGLYGMLLFVLLAVFIAGLMIGRTPEYLGKKIDVREMKLTALAILVTPALVLLGTALALMTEAGRSGIFNPGIHGFSEVLYAVSSAANNNGSAFAGLSANSPFWNCLLAFCMFVGRFGIIVPVLAIAGSLVNKKIQPTTTGTLPTHGALFIGLLTGTVLLVGALTFIPALALGPVAEYLSLR encoded by the coding sequence ATGGCTGCTCAGGCGTTTCTGCTTATTGCCAGCTTCTTAGTGGTACTGTTCATTCTGGCAAGGCCACTGGGATCGGGACTGGCACGATTAATCAACAACGTCCCCCTGCCCGGCACGGGAAGCGTTGAAAAAGGGATCTGGCGCGTACTGGGAATAGACGATCGGGAGATGAGCTGGCGTCAGTATCTGATCGCCATTTTGCTGCTGAATATCGTTGGGCTCATTGCGCTTTTTGCGATGCTGATGTTGCAGGGCATCCTGCCGCTGAATCCGCAACAGTTACCGGGCCTGTCCTGGCATCTTGCGCTGAACACGGCGGTGAGCTTTGTCACTAACACCAACTGGCAGTCCTACGCCGGTGAAACCACGCTGAGCTATTTCAGCCAGATGGTCGGGTTAACCGTGCAAAACTTCCTCTCGGCCGCCAGCGGTATCGCGGTGATCTTCGCGCTGACGCGTGCGTTTGCGCGTCAGAAAATCAATACCCTGGGTAACGCGTGGGTGGATCTGACGCGCATTACGCTGTGGATCCTGCTGCCGATTGCGCTGCTGATCGCGCTGTTCTTTATTCAGCAGGGCACCCTGCAAAACCTGATGCCTTACGCGCCTTATACCTCGCTGGAAGGCACAAAACAGCTCCTGCCGATGGGGCCAGTGGCGTCACAGGAAGCCATCAAAATGCTCGGGACGAACGGGGGTGGCTTCTTCAACGCCAACTCGTCGCATCCGTTTGAAAACCCTACCGCATTGACCAATTTTGTGCAGATGCTGGCGATTTTCCTGATCCCCGCCGCGCTCTGCTTTGCCTTTGGTGACGTGGTCAACGATCGCCGTCAGGGCCGCACCCTGCTCTGGACGATGTCGCTTATCTTTGTGGTCTGCGTGGCGCTGGTGATGTGGGCTGAATGGAACGGCAACAGCCATTTCATGCAGCTGGGGGCCAACAGCAATATTAACATGGAAGGTAAAGAGAGCCGCTTTGGCATTCTCGCCAGCAGCCTGTATGCGGTGGTCACCACGGCGGCCTCGTGCGGGGCGGTCAACGCCATGCACGATTCCTTTACGGCGCTGGGTGGCATGATCCCGATGTGGCTGATGCAGATTGGCGAAGTCGTCTTTGGCGGCGTGGGCTCGGGTCTTTACGGCATGCTGCTGTTCGTGCTGCTGGCGGTGTTTATTGCCGGTTTGATGATTGGCCGCACCCCGGAATACCTTGGTAAAAAAATCGACGTTCGCGAGATGAAATTAACCGCGCTGGCAATTCTGGTCACCCCTGCGCTTGTGCTGCTCGGCACTGCGCTGGCGCTGATGACCGAGGCCGGACGCAGCGGCATCTTTAACCCCGGCATTCACGGTTTTAGCGAAGTGCTGTATGCCGTCTCTTCTGCCGCCAACAACAACGGCAGCGCCTTTGCGGGCCTAAGCGCCAACTCACCGTTCTGGAACTGCCTGCTGGCGTTCTGCATGTTTGTGGGTCGCTTTGGGATCATTGTGCCGGTGTTAGCGATTGCCGGATCGCTGGTGAATAAAAAAATCCAACCGACCACCACCGGGACATTACCGACCCACGGCGCGCTGTTTATCGGCCTGCTGACGGGCACCGTGTTACTGGTCGGCGCCCTGACCTTTATCCCCGCCCTCGCGTTAGGCCCGGTCGCGGAATACCTCTCTTTACGCTGA
- the kdpD gene encoding two-component system sensor histidine kinase KdpD — protein MTDEPMRPDPDRLLEQTAEAHRGKLKIFFGACAGVGKTFAMLTEAQRLRAQGLDILIGVVETHGRKETASLLKGLATQPPRRISHRGRLVTEFDLDAALARRPALILMDELAHSNAPGSRHPKRWQDVEELLEAGIDVFTTVNVQHLESLNDVVSGVTGIQVRETVPDPFFDSADEVVLVDLPPDDLRQRLHEGKVYIAGQAERAIEHFFRKGNLIALRELALRRTADRVDDQMRAWRDLQGQERVWHTRDAILLCVGHGSGNEKLVRTAARLAAKFGSVWHAVYVETPQLHALPENQRRAILSSLRLAQELGAETATLSDPQEDKAILRYAREHNLGKIVIGRRQHRRWFSRESFADKLAHRAPDLDLVIVALDDKPTPLPSRAPDSRAFSDKWRIQLRGCLVAVVLCALITVIASQWLIAFDAANLVMIYLLGVVVVALFYGRWPSVLATVINVISFDLFFIAPRGTLAVSDVQYILTFAVMLTVGLVIGNLTAGVRYQARIARYREQRTRHLYEMSKSLAVGRTPLDIVQTSEQFIRSTFHASNLILLPDEHGKLRPLTSASGMTPWDEAIARWSFDKGLPAGAGTDTLPGVPYQILPLRSADKNQGLVIVEPSNLRQLMIPEQQRLLETFTLLVASALERLALTASEEQARLASERESIRNSLLAALSHDLRTPLTVLFGQSEILTLDLAAEGSKHALQASEIRQHVLNTTRLVNNLLDMARIQSGGFNLKKEWLTLEEVVGSALKMLEPGLGGRHIALNMPEPLTLIHVDGPLFERVLINLLENAGKYAGASAQIGVDATVDDGTLHLDVWDTGPGIPSGQELAIFEKFARGNKESAIPGVGLGLAICQAIIDVHGGSISAENRPEGGARFCVTLPLETPPELNELPEDL, from the coding sequence ATGACCGACGAGCCCATGCGCCCGGATCCGGACAGGCTGCTTGAACAGACGGCCGAAGCCCATCGCGGCAAACTGAAAATTTTCTTTGGCGCCTGCGCAGGCGTCGGGAAAACCTTCGCCATGCTGACGGAAGCCCAGCGGCTTCGGGCGCAGGGGCTTGATATTTTGATTGGCGTGGTAGAAACCCACGGACGCAAAGAGACCGCATCGCTGCTGAAGGGGCTGGCCACCCAGCCGCCCCGCCGCATCAGCCACCGCGGTCGGTTAGTCACCGAATTCGATCTCGATGCCGCCCTCGCCCGCCGTCCCGCCCTTATCCTGATGGACGAACTGGCGCACAGCAATGCGCCAGGCTCACGCCATCCAAAACGCTGGCAGGATGTAGAAGAACTACTCGAAGCCGGCATCGATGTTTTCACGACGGTTAACGTTCAGCATCTTGAAAGCCTGAACGACGTGGTGAGCGGCGTCACCGGCATTCAGGTGCGCGAGACGGTGCCCGATCCGTTCTTTGATTCCGCCGATGAAGTGGTGCTGGTTGACCTGCCCCCCGATGATTTGCGCCAGCGCCTGCATGAAGGCAAAGTCTATATTGCCGGACAGGCCGAGCGCGCCATCGAACATTTCTTCCGTAAAGGTAACCTGATTGCCCTGCGCGAGCTGGCCCTGCGTCGTACTGCCGATCGCGTCGACGATCAGATGCGCGCCTGGCGTGACCTGCAGGGCCAGGAGCGTGTCTGGCATACGCGAGATGCCATCCTGCTGTGCGTAGGCCACGGCAGCGGCAATGAAAAGCTTGTCCGCACCGCCGCGCGCCTGGCGGCTAAATTTGGCAGCGTCTGGCATGCGGTGTATGTCGAAACGCCGCAGCTGCACGCTCTGCCCGAAAACCAGCGTCGCGCGATATTGAGTTCGCTTCGCCTGGCGCAGGAGCTGGGTGCCGAAACCGCCACCCTTTCCGACCCACAGGAAGATAAAGCCATTTTGCGTTACGCCCGTGAGCACAATCTGGGGAAAATCGTGATTGGCCGTCGCCAGCATCGCCGCTGGTTTAGCCGCGAATCGTTTGCCGACAAGCTGGCCCACCGCGCACCGGATCTGGATCTGGTGATCGTGGCGCTGGATGATAAGCCCACGCCGTTACCCAGCCGCGCGCCGGACAGCCGTGCCTTCAGCGATAAATGGCGCATTCAGCTGCGCGGCTGTCTTGTCGCCGTCGTGCTCTGCGCCCTGATTACCGTGATTGCCAGCCAGTGGCTGATCGCGTTTGATGCCGCCAACCTGGTGATGATCTACCTGCTTGGCGTAGTGGTGGTGGCGCTCTTTTACGGTCGCTGGCCGTCGGTACTGGCGACGGTCATCAACGTCATCAGCTTCGATCTGTTCTTTATTGCCCCCCGCGGGACGCTCGCCGTGTCGGATGTGCAGTACATCCTCACCTTTGCGGTGATGCTCACCGTCGGGCTGGTAATCGGGAATCTGACGGCGGGCGTGCGCTATCAGGCGCGTATTGCCCGCTATCGCGAGCAGCGCACGCGCCATCTCTATGAGATGTCGAAATCGCTGGCGGTGGGACGCACGCCGCTGGATATTGTGCAGACCAGCGAGCAGTTTATTCGCTCGACCTTTCATGCCAGCAACCTGATTTTGCTCCCGGACGAACACGGCAAGCTGCGACCGCTGACGTCGGCCTCAGGCATGACGCCCTGGGACGAAGCCATCGCGCGCTGGAGCTTTGATAAAGGACTACCTGCGGGTGCAGGGACCGACACCCTGCCCGGCGTGCCCTATCAAATTCTGCCGCTGCGCAGCGCCGATAAAAATCAGGGTCTGGTGATTGTTGAGCCCTCAAACCTGCGCCAGCTGATGATCCCCGAACAGCAGCGGCTGCTGGAGACCTTTACGCTGCTGGTTGCCAGCGCGCTGGAGCGGCTGGCCCTCACCGCCAGCGAAGAGCAGGCCCGGCTGGCGAGCGAGCGGGAAAGCATTCGTAACTCGCTGCTGGCGGCGCTCTCTCACGATCTGCGAACCCCGCTCACCGTCCTGTTTGGTCAGTCAGAAATTCTGACGCTGGACCTGGCGGCGGAAGGCTCTAAACACGCTCTACAGGCCAGCGAGATCCGCCAGCATGTGCTGAATACCACGCGCCTGGTGAATAACCTGCTCGATATGGCGCGTATCCAGTCAGGCGGTTTTAACCTCAAAAAAGAGTGGCTCACGCTTGAAGAGGTGGTGGGCAGCGCCCTGAAAATGCTCGAACCCGGCCTGGGCGGGCGACATATCGCGCTGAACATGCCCGAGCCCCTGACCTTAATTCACGTTGATGGCCCGCTGTTTGAACGGGTGCTGATCAACCTGCTGGAAAATGCCGGCAAATATGCGGGCGCCAGCGCGCAAATTGGCGTGGATGCGACGGTGGACGATGGCACGCTTCACCTTGACGTCTGGGATACAGGACCCGGCATTCCAAGCGGGCAGGAGTTGGCTATTTTCGAAAAATTCGCGCGCGGCAATAAGGAGTCGGCCATTCCGGGCGTCGGGCTGGGGCTGGCCATTTGCCAGGCGATCATTGACGTCCACGGTGGGTCTATTTCCGCAGAGAATCGTCCCGAAGGCGGCGCGCGGTTTTGTGTTACACTTCCTCTGGAAACCCCGCCAGAACTTAATGAATTACCAGAGGATTTGTGA
- the kdpC gene encoding potassium-transporting ATPase subunit KdpC, giving the protein MTMLRPAILLFILLSLITGGLYPLVTTALGQWWFKDRANGSLIMQNGENRGSRLIGQNFTDARYFQGRPSATAESPYNPMASGGSNLAGSNPELDKAVAERVAALRAANPQASREVPVELVTASASGLDYSLTPAAAAWQIPRVAAARQLTIEQVSQLVAEHTQKPLVSFIGMPVVNIVELNLALDALRKN; this is encoded by the coding sequence ATGACGATGTTACGCCCCGCTATACTTCTGTTTATTCTGCTGTCTCTTATTACCGGCGGGCTGTACCCGCTGGTGACCACCGCGCTGGGCCAGTGGTGGTTTAAGGATCGGGCCAACGGCTCGCTGATTATGCAAAACGGTGAAAACCGCGGTTCACGCCTGATTGGTCAGAACTTTACGGATGCCCGTTACTTCCAGGGACGCCCTTCCGCCACTGCCGAAAGCCCGTATAATCCGATGGCATCCGGCGGCAGTAACCTGGCGGGCAGCAACCCCGAGCTGGACAAAGCCGTTGCTGAGCGCGTGGCAGCCCTGCGCGCCGCTAATCCGCAGGCCAGCCGTGAGGTGCCCGTAGAGCTGGTGACCGCCTCGGCCAGCGGGCTGGACTACAGCCTGACGCCGGCAGCAGCGGCATGGCAAATCCCGCGCGTCGCCGCGGCCCGTCAGCTGACCATCGAACAGGTTAGCCAGCTGGTTGCAGAGCACACGCAAAAGCCGCTGGTCAGCTTTATCGGCATGCCCGTGGTGAATATTGTTGAGCTGAATCTGGCGCTGGACGCGCTAAGGAAAAACTAA
- the kdpF gene encoding K(+)-transporting ATPase subunit F — MSAGLIAGIVLVFLLLGYLVYALINAEAF; from the coding sequence GTGAGTGCAGGTCTTATTGCCGGCATCGTGCTGGTGTTCCTGTTATTGGGTTATCTGGTCTATGCCCTGATAAATGCGGAGGCCTTCTGA
- a CDS encoding type 2 GTP cyclohydrolase I, giving the protein MKNSELESLINEKLNSTSFSDYGPNGLQVEGRETVQKIITGVTASQALLDEAVRQNADAVIVHHGYFWKNESPIIRGMKRNRLKTLLANDINLYGYHLPLDAHPELGNNVQLAQLLGITVMGEIEPLVPWGELAMPVPGLELASWIEARLGRRPLWSGDTGPDTVKRVAWCTGGGQGFIDSAARFGVDAFITGEVSEQTIHSAREQGLHFYAAGHHATERGGIRALSEWLTENTDLDVTFIDIPNPA; this is encoded by the coding sequence ATGAAAAACAGCGAACTGGAAAGCCTGATTAACGAAAAACTGAACAGTACCTCCTTCAGCGATTACGGCCCTAACGGGCTCCAGGTCGAAGGTCGTGAGACGGTGCAAAAAATTATCACCGGCGTGACGGCAAGCCAGGCGCTGCTGGACGAGGCTGTTCGTCAGAATGCCGACGCGGTGATTGTCCATCACGGTTACTTCTGGAAAAACGAATCGCCGATTATTCGCGGGATGAAGCGCAATCGCCTGAAAACGCTGCTGGCAAATGACATCAACCTGTACGGCTACCATCTGCCGCTGGATGCGCACCCGGAGCTCGGCAACAACGTCCAGCTGGCGCAGCTACTGGGCATTACCGTGATGGGCGAAATTGAGCCTCTGGTGCCGTGGGGCGAGCTGGCGATGCCGGTACCAGGACTGGAGCTGGCATCGTGGATTGAAGCGCGCCTGGGCCGTCGTCCGCTGTGGAGCGGTGATACCGGTCCGGATACGGTGAAGCGTGTCGCATGGTGTACCGGTGGCGGTCAGGGCTTTATCGACAGCGCCGCGCGTTTCGGCGTCGATGCTTTTATCACCGGCGAGGTTTCCGAGCAAACCATTCATTCGGCGCGTGAACAGGGGCTGCATTTTTACGCGGCTGGCCATCACGCCACCGAGCGCGGCGGCATTCGCGCCCTCAGCGAGTGGCTGACGGAAAATACCGATCTGGATGTGACCTTTATTGATATTCCTAACCCAGCCTGA
- the pxpB gene encoding 5-oxoprolinase subunit PxpB, translated as MQRARCYLLGETAVVLELEPPVTLATQKRIWRLTQRLADMPEVVETIPGMNNITVVLRSPHTLALDAIERLQRWWEESEALEPESRAIQIPVVYGGTGGPDLGVVADHCGLTEKQVVELHSSIDYVVWFLGFQPGFPYLGGLSPRLHTPRRAEPRVSVPAGTVAIGGEQTGVYPLTSPGGWQLIGHTAIPLFEPGLETPILLRPGDTLRFIPQKEGVC; from the coding sequence GTGCAGCGAGCGCGTTGTTATCTTCTGGGTGAAACCGCAGTGGTTCTGGAGCTTGAACCACCGGTGACGCTTGCCACGCAAAAGCGTATCTGGCGGCTGACCCAGCGTCTGGCCGACATGCCTGAAGTGGTTGAGACCATTCCGGGTATGAATAACATAACCGTCGTGCTGCGTAGCCCGCATACCCTTGCGCTGGATGCCATTGAACGTTTGCAGCGCTGGTGGGAAGAGAGCGAGGCGCTGGAACCGGAGTCGCGCGCCATTCAGATCCCGGTTGTTTATGGCGGTACGGGTGGGCCGGATCTTGGCGTGGTGGCAGATCACTGCGGATTAACAGAAAAGCAGGTTGTTGAGCTGCACAGCTCGATTGACTACGTGGTCTGGTTCCTGGGGTTTCAGCCCGGATTCCCGTATCTGGGCGGACTATCTCCCCGGCTGCATACGCCACGCCGTGCCGAGCCGCGCGTGAGCGTGCCGGCGGGTACGGTGGCTATCGGCGGCGAGCAGACCGGCGTTTATCCGCTGACATCGCCTGGCGGCTGGCAGCTTATTGGGCATACCGCTATACCGTTATTTGAACCCGGGCTGGAGACGCCAATACTCCTGCGTCCCGGGGATACCCTTCGCTTTATCCCGCAGAAGGAGGGGGTATGTTAA
- the kdpB gene encoding potassium-transporting ATPase subunit KdpB, whose amino-acid sequence MSRKQLALFEPSLVRQALMDAVKKLSPRVQWHNPVMFIVWAGSVLTTALAIAMGTGHMPGNAMFTGAISLWLWFTVLFANFAEALAEGRSKAQANSLKGVKKTAFARKLREPKYGAQMDHVPADELRKGDVVLVEAGDIIPCDGEVIEGGASVDESAITGESAPVIRESGGDFASVTGGTRILSDWLVIQCSVNPGETFLDRMIAMVEGAQRRKTPNEIALTILLVALTIVFLLATATLWPFSAYGGTAVTITVLVALLVCLIPTTIGGLLSAIGVAGMSRMLGANVIATSGRAVEAAGDVDVLLLDKTGTITLGNRQASDFLPAPGVDEKALADAAQLSSLADETPEGRSIVILAKQRFNLRQRDVQSLHATFVPFTAQTRMSGINIQDRMIRKGSVDAIRRHIEANNGHFPPEVDSLVESVARQGATPLVVAEGAHVLGVIALKDIVKGGIKERFAQLRKMGIKTVMITGDNRLTAAAIAAEAGVDDFLSEATPEAKLALIRQYQAEGRLVAMTGDGTNDAPALAQADVAVAMNSGTQAAKEAGNMVDLDSNPTKLIEVVHIGKQMLMTRGSLTTFSIANDVAKYFAIIPAAFAATYPQLNALNVMHLHSPASAILSAVIFNALIIVFLIPLALKGVSYKPLTAAAMLRRNLWIYGLGGLVVPFIGIKVIDLLLTLFGLV is encoded by the coding sequence ATGAGTCGTAAACAACTGGCCCTGTTCGAACCGTCATTAGTTCGCCAGGCGCTCATGGATGCGGTGAAAAAGCTGAGCCCGCGCGTGCAGTGGCACAACCCGGTGATGTTTATCGTCTGGGCGGGAAGCGTGCTGACCACCGCCCTGGCAATTGCCATGGGAACGGGCCACATGCCGGGGAATGCGATGTTTACCGGCGCCATCAGCCTGTGGCTGTGGTTTACCGTGCTGTTCGCCAACTTTGCGGAAGCGCTGGCGGAAGGCCGGAGTAAAGCCCAGGCCAACAGCCTGAAAGGGGTGAAAAAAACCGCCTTCGCGCGCAAGCTACGTGAGCCGAAATACGGCGCGCAGATGGACCACGTTCCGGCGGATGAACTGCGTAAAGGCGATGTGGTGCTGGTAGAGGCCGGGGACATTATCCCTTGCGACGGTGAAGTTATCGAAGGGGGCGCCTCGGTGGATGAAAGCGCCATTACCGGAGAATCCGCACCGGTTATCCGTGAATCCGGCGGCGATTTCGCCTCCGTGACGGGCGGGACGCGCATTCTCTCCGACTGGCTGGTGATCCAGTGTAGCGTTAACCCGGGGGAAACCTTCCTCGACCGGATGATCGCCATGGTGGAAGGCGCCCAGCGTCGTAAAACGCCGAACGAGATTGCCCTGACCATCCTGCTGGTGGCTCTGACCATCGTCTTCCTGCTGGCAACCGCGACGCTGTGGCCGTTCTCCGCCTATGGCGGCACCGCGGTCACCATCACGGTGCTGGTGGCGCTGCTGGTCTGCCTGATCCCAACCACCATTGGTGGCCTGCTGTCAGCCATCGGCGTGGCCGGCATGAGCCGTATGCTCGGTGCCAACGTCATCGCCACCAGCGGGCGCGCGGTGGAAGCCGCCGGTGACGTGGATGTCTTACTGCTGGATAAAACCGGGACTATTACCCTCGGTAACCGCCAGGCGTCAGATTTTCTACCCGCCCCGGGCGTGGATGAAAAAGCGCTTGCAGATGCCGCACAGCTCTCTTCGCTTGCCGATGAAACCCCGGAAGGACGCAGTATCGTGATCCTCGCCAAGCAGCGCTTTAACCTGCGCCAGCGCGACGTTCAGAGCCTGCACGCCACTTTCGTGCCCTTCACGGCGCAAACCCGCATGAGCGGCATTAACATTCAGGATCGCATGATCCGTAAAGGCTCTGTTGACGCCATCCGTCGCCACATTGAGGCCAACAACGGCCACTTCCCACCGGAAGTGGACAGCCTGGTCGAAAGCGTGGCCCGTCAGGGGGCGACGCCGCTGGTGGTGGCCGAAGGCGCACACGTGCTGGGGGTGATTGCCCTGAAGGATATCGTCAAAGGCGGCATCAAGGAGCGCTTTGCCCAGCTGCGGAAAATGGGGATCAAAACGGTGATGATCACCGGGGATAACCGTCTTACCGCCGCGGCGATTGCCGCCGAAGCGGGCGTGGATGATTTTCTTTCTGAAGCCACACCGGAAGCGAAACTGGCGCTGATTCGTCAGTATCAGGCGGAAGGCCGCCTGGTGGCGATGACGGGTGACGGTACCAACGATGCCCCTGCCCTGGCGCAGGCCGACGTGGCGGTGGCAATGAACTCCGGTACCCAGGCGGCAAAAGAGGCGGGCAACATGGTCGACCTCGACTCTAACCCGACCAAGCTGATTGAAGTGGTGCACATTGGTAAGCAGATGCTGATGACGCGCGGGTCGCTGACCACGTTCAGTATCGCCAACGACGTGGCGAAATATTTTGCCATCATTCCGGCGGCGTTTGCTGCGACCTACCCGCAATTAAACGCGTTGAACGTGATGCACCTGCACTCTCCGGCATCGGCCATTCTGAGCGCAGTAATCTTTAACGCCCTGATTATTGTCTTCTTGATCCCGCTGGCGCTGAAAGGCGTGAGCTATAAGCCGCTCACGGCCGCCGCCATGCTGCGCCGCAACCTGTGGATTTACGGCCTGGGCGGGCTGGTGGTGCCCTTCATCGGTATCAAGGTTATCGACCTGCTGTTGACGCTGTTCGGCCTGGTTTAA
- a CDS encoding YbfA family protein, translated as MDLYKEYPAHIVFLRRAFAVVAGVLALPVMLFWKDRARFYSYLHRVWAKTSEKPVWMDQAEKATCDFY; from the coding sequence ATGGATCTTTATAAAGAGTATCCGGCTCATATCGTGTTCTTGCGCCGCGCTTTCGCCGTAGTGGCTGGCGTGCTGGCTCTGCCGGTGATGCTGTTCTGGAAAGATCGTGCACGTTTTTACAGCTATCTGCACCGCGTCTGGGCGAAAACCAGCGAGAAGCCGGTGTGGATGGATCAGGCCGAGAAAGCGACCTGCGATTTCTACTGA
- the phrB gene encoding deoxyribodipyrimidine photo-lyase, with translation MPTHLVWFRADLRVHDNIALAAACRDKDANVLALFMATPEQWRQHDMAPRQAALLRAYLTDLQHSLAGKGIPLLYKEVGDFAAQLQTVQEICKQHKVTHLFYNYQYEFNEQQRDRQLEKMLEGVVCEGFDDSVMLAPGSVMTGNHEMYKVFTPFKNAFIKRLKEALPECVAAPAVRGETIKELPELTFDYPQQPFDETLFPADEKAAIAQLRQFCKQDAASYDARRDFPAIEGTSRLSACLALGAISPRQCLHRLLAEQPQALEGGAGSVWLNELIWREFYRHLMTFHPGLCKHRPFIGWTDNVKWQSNDKQLKAWQSGQTGYPIVDAAMRQLNETGWMHNRLRMITASFLVKDLLIDWRIGERYFISQLIDGDLAANNGGWQWAASTGTDAAPYFRIFNPTTQGQKFDADGEFIRRWVPELNAIPAKAIHEPWAWADKQRVKLDYPRPIVDHKQARVATLAAYEAARKA, from the coding sequence ATGCCCACCCATCTGGTTTGGTTTCGCGCGGACCTGCGCGTACATGACAACATCGCACTCGCGGCGGCCTGTCGCGACAAAGACGCTAACGTACTGGCTCTGTTTATGGCCACGCCCGAGCAGTGGCGGCAGCACGATATGGCTCCCCGCCAGGCGGCCTTGCTGCGTGCGTATCTGACCGACCTGCAGCACTCGCTCGCCGGAAAAGGCATACCGCTTCTCTATAAAGAGGTGGGTGATTTTGCCGCACAGCTGCAGACGGTGCAGGAGATCTGTAAGCAGCACAAGGTCACGCATCTTTTTTACAACTATCAGTACGAATTCAACGAGCAGCAGCGCGACCGTCAGCTGGAGAAGATGCTGGAAGGGGTGGTCTGCGAAGGGTTTGATGACAGCGTGATGCTGGCACCGGGCAGCGTGATGACCGGCAACCACGAAATGTATAAAGTTTTTACGCCGTTCAAAAATGCCTTTATCAAACGTCTGAAAGAGGCGCTGCCGGAGTGCGTTGCCGCGCCTGCCGTGCGAGGCGAAACCATAAAAGAGCTGCCTGAGCTGACGTTTGATTACCCTCAGCAGCCGTTTGATGAAACGCTGTTCCCCGCCGACGAGAAAGCGGCTATCGCCCAACTGCGCCAGTTCTGCAAGCAGGACGCAGCCAGTTACGACGCGCGTCGGGATTTTCCCGCCATCGAGGGCACCAGCCGCCTGTCGGCCTGTCTGGCGCTGGGCGCGATATCACCGCGCCAGTGTTTACATCGTCTGCTGGCGGAGCAGCCGCAGGCGCTGGAGGGCGGCGCAGGGTCCGTCTGGCTGAATGAACTTATCTGGCGCGAGTTCTACCGCCATCTGATGACCTTTCATCCTGGTTTGTGTAAGCATCGGCCCTTCATTGGCTGGACCGATAATGTAAAGTGGCAATCGAATGATAAGCAGCTGAAAGCCTGGCAAAGCGGGCAGACGGGCTATCCGATAGTCGATGCCGCCATGCGGCAGCTTAATGAGACGGGGTGGATGCACAACCGCCTGCGGATGATTACCGCCAGCTTTCTAGTGAAGGATCTGCTTATCGACTGGCGTATCGGAGAGCGCTATTTTATCTCTCAGCTGATCGATGGCGATCTCGCGGCGAATAACGGCGGCTGGCAGTGGGCGGCCTCTACCGGCACCGATGCCGCGCCTTATTTCCGGATTTTCAATCCGACCACGCAGGGACAAAAATTTGATGCGGACGGCGAGTTTATCCGCCGCTGGGTTCCTGAACTTAACGCTATACCTGCTAAAGCGATCCACGAACCGTGGGCATGGGCGGATAAACAGCGTGTAAAGCTGGATTACCCTCGTCCGATTGTCGACCATAAACAGGCGCGCGTCGCCACGCTGGCGGCGTACGAAGCTGCCCGCAAAGCATAA